CATGCTGACCGGCGGCGCCTACCAGGGCAAAACCGAGACGATCTGCGAGGCGCTCGCCGCGTTCGAGGACGACTGGCGGGCACTGCACCAGATGCTCAACCCCGATGCGATCGCCGGTTGCCGCGACCTGCACGTCCCGGTCGCCTACATCCAAACCCCCGTGACCGCTACCCCCAAAAGCACCTGCCAGGCGATCTTGGATTTCTACGGTGAGCGTTACGTCGGGATGAGCCTGCCGCGCCTGATCAAGGCCGTCCGGGACGCCCTGCGCGCGCACGGCACCCGAGTCCTCGCTCTGGACGACATCACCCGGTTGAAGATGCACCGCGAAGCCGACCAAGACGTTCTGGACCTTATCCGGAGCCTGATGAGCATGTCAGTGACGCTCGTCCTCATCGGGGTCGGCATTCCTTCATCGGGGCTGCTGCGCGAGGGCCACTTCGACGCCGCGACCGGCCAGTGGGTGTTCCCGCCCATCACCACGCGCGGCCGCAGCTACAACGACGCCGCCGCAGGCCAGACCGAACGCCGCTTCGACCTGATCAGCCTCGAACCGTTCCGCTACAACACCGGCGACCAAATCG
The DNA window shown above is from Thermomonospora umbrina and carries:
- a CDS encoding AAA family ATPase yields the protein MSAAVSDFVINRVTGNALKQRPSTFAGIMLTGGAYQGKTETICEALAAFEDDWRALHQMLNPDAIAGCRDLHVPVAYIQTPVTATPKSTCQAILDFYGERYVGMSLPRLIKAVRDALRAHGTRVLALDDITRLKMHREADQDVLDLIRSLMSMSVTLVLIGVGIPSSGLLREGHFDAATGQWVFPPITTRGRSYNDAAAGQTERRFDLISLEPFRYNTGDQIDAWVTHLAGIEDQLRLLQAAPGMLTDGDMPEYLFRRTNGIVGLLERLLEDGCTAAMKSGEEQLSIRLLDTITISLGNLQAKDPAAGEIPEIPPRQPKKPRKPRNSSFDDHGHPEPGDDAPEAETGT